The window TTGAAAAGCATTTTGTGCTGTTCGTCGATGCGCGGCTCGCCGACGGCATAGCCGTCACTCCATTTCATTTTTTTACCTCTCTGTTTCCATATTTTTCCGCCAGCTTTTTGACTGTGGTCACATTGCGCAAAGTGGTGGGCTGGCCGAGCGTTTTTTCCAAAAGCGGCCCGGAAAATTTGGTCTCCTTGATTGAGCTCGCGCTCAAAAGCCAATAAAGTTCCCGGCCGTGGAAATCAAAGCGGTCGATTTCGGATTCGGCGGCCAAAAACTTCTTTTTCGCCTCCGCGGAAACCGGCGCCTGCAAAAAGCCGACGTAAAGCGCGTGGCTTTTGGCGACCTCCGATTCGGAAAAAGGCCGGTAGCCGGCGATTTCGGCCAGTTCCGAACTGGAACGAATGAAGGTGGAAACCTCGTAGCCCAGCGATTTTTTCAAATGCGCTTCGATTTTCTTTTCGAGTTGCACCGGATTTTTGGAAGAGGAATCGAAGATAACGTTGCCGCTGGCGATGAAGGTTTCGACGCTGGAGAAACCGAGGGCTTCAAAAAGCTTTTTCAACTTCTCCATCTTCACGGTATGCCCGCCGACGTTAATGGCGCGCAGAAAAGCAATATAGGTGGGCATCGGGACAAATCTATGGAAGAATGCGGATGGTAGTCAAGCAATCGTTCACCCCATCCTTTGGCCTTCTTGTCCCCTCTCCGTGTCGGAGAGGGTTAGGGAGAGGTTAAAAAATCAGCGCAAAAGCAAGCCGATTCCCAGAATGAGCGCTGTCAGCGACAGATAAACCAGCGCGCTGATGGCCTTTCCGGAACGGTTCGGGAATCTCTGCTGAATCAGTTTGACGATGTGAATCATCCTCTCTCCTTTCCGCGTTGCTTACAATCCAATTGCCTCAAATGAATAGCCAATTGGCGAAAAGTTGTCAACCAAAATCGCTTATTGCGCCTCCACCGTCACTTCCGATTTTATCGAGTTGGCGATGTAGCATTCCTCGTGGGCGGCGTGGTGCAGGGCGGAAAGCTCCGAAGCGGAGGGCTGCTTTTCCCTCGAAAACCGAATTTTCGGCCGGAGCGTGATGCGGGTAATGGCGTATTTTCCCTTTTCGTTTTTTTCCATCAGGCCAAACGCGTCGTCCTCGTAGGCATCGACGACAAAGCCCTGCTTGGAGGCCAGCGACAAGAAGGTGAGCATATGGCAGCTCGAAGCCGACGCCACCAAGGCCTCTTCCGGGTCAATCGCTTCCGCAACGGAGAGCGGCGCGCGGACAACTTGGGGAGAGGCGGAGGCGGGGATTTTTATCCCGCCGTCAAAGCTCCATTCATGCCCCCGGCTGTACTGCTGGCCGGTGAACTTCGCCCCGTTCCGGCTCCACGTAACTTTGGCTTCGTATTTATGCATTCAAAAAACTCCTTCCTAACCGGCATGCGTTATCATCAAACAGTACCCGTCCGGGTCGGTGACCCGGAACTCCCCGCGCGGGGCGTAAAAAGGATACTCGATTTCCCCGGCCATAACTCCTTTTTTCTGCAATTCTCCCCGAAAAGCGGCAACATCTTCACAGTAGATATAGAAGAGAACCGCCTGCGCCCGGGCATCCACCGGCTCGTCCGCGCGAGTGACCATCAAGTGCGACCCGCCCGAACGGAGCCAGGCCCAAGCCGGTTCCTTCTGGTCAGACGGCGTAAAAGTGTTGCCAACTTCGAAGCCCAGTTTTTTGTAAAACTCTATTGAACGCGGCACGCTTGCGACGTGCGCCATCGGCACCAAGGAATGAAGCGGCTTCACCCTACCGTTTTCCCTCCGGCGAAACGCGCAAAATTCGCCCCTCCGGATTATCCGTCAACAAATAAAGCAACCCATCCGGCCCCTGGCGGACGTCCCGAATCCGCTCGTGCAGATAGCCCAGATAGCGTTCTTCTTTTGTAACTTTGCCATCCTTCAATTCCAGCCGCACCAAAAGCCCGGGGGTAAGTGAGCCGATAAAAACGCTCCCCCTCCACTGGGGGAAAGCGTCGCCGGTGTAAAAGCACATTCCGGAGGGGGCAATCACCGGGTCCCAATAATAAACTGGTTGCTCCATCCCCGCTTTGGCCGTTCCTTCGCCGATTTTGGTAAGGTCGTAATCCGTGCCGTAGGTGATGACCGGCCAGCCGTAATTTTTTCCCGCTTCGGGCTGGTTCAGCTCATCCCCGCCCCGCGCCCCGTGCTCCACCGTCCAGAGTTCCCCCGTTTCGGGATCGAGCGCGGCGCACTGCACGTTGCGGTGGCCGTACGACCAGATTTCCGGCCGTGCACCCTTACGGTTGACGAACGGATTATCTTTCGGAATGGTGCCGTCCGGGTTGATGCGGACGATTTTGCCGAAGCCGTTGGACAAATCTTGCACCCGGTCCCGGTTGTAGCGATCCCCCTGTGTGACGAAAAGCGTCCCGTCCCGCCGGAAAACCAGCCGCGAACCGAAGTGAATCTGTTCCTCCACCTTCGGCACTTGGCGATAGATTATGCGTACGCTGTCCAGCCGGTTTTCAGAAAGCTTCCCCCGCGCCACGGAGGTTCCCGCCGTCCCGTCCTCCCCCGGCTCGGAAAAAGAGAGATAAACGAACCGGTTTTTTTCAAAGTCCGGGTCGAGACAAACATCCAAAAGCCCTCCCTGTCCCCGCGCCCGGACGGGAGGAACCCCTTCCAGCGGCGGCGAAAGTTTGCCACTTTGGCTAACGATTCGCAGCCGCCCCGGCCGTTCGGTAACCAGCGCCCGCCCATCGGGGAGAAATGCCAGTCCCCAGGGACGTTCCAAGCCGGAGGCAAACGTCTCCACTTTTACGGGCACTTCAATCGGCGGGGGAGTCGGCGATTTCGGCGCCTGCGTCTGGGCGGATGGATCGCGAGACGGGCTGCAAGCCCAGAGAAACGTGATGGCGAGCGGAAGCAGCCGTTTCATCTTTTCTTTTCCGGTTCGGGATGCCGTCATGAAAATGAATAATTAACCCCGCTTTTGCCCGCCGGTCAAGCGGCCAGGATTAAACAAACCAAATGATTGCCAGAATGGACTTCGAACTACTCTCTATGGCTCTCCGTTCTCTCCGGCAACAAGAAGACCTTCTGCCAGTGGGCTTTTCTTTTTGGGCGTGGCCACAAAACCCCGGCTGAACTCGTTGTACGTACCGACGATTTCCCCTTTGTCATTCATTCCGAAAGGCGCCGTGTCGGACGCACCTGGGAAATCGATGGTCGTATACTCCCCGTCTTCATAGACGAAGCCATGCTGGATTCCGTCGGCACCGCGGTAGTATCCGCTGATTGTCCCAGGATTGTTTACGCTTCTCGGCAGTGTGTTCACGGCGCCGGGGAAATCGATGGGCTCGGTTTGACCACGGCGCAGGAGGAAGCCATGGAAATGAGCTTCGGCATCCCTCCAATACCCCACAACCTCTTCTTTATCGTTGATTCCAGTAAGGACCGTTCGCGTCGTTCCTGGATAATTGTAGATTTCGTAACTGCCGGCACGCCGGATAAACCCGTGTCTTCCACCTACAGCATCGATGTAAAAGCCGACGACTGTGCCAAGGTTGTTAATCCCCTGCCCTTCGGCGAATATCGCATCAGGCGCAGGGCTGGGCAGGACGGTTATCTCTCCTCTCGGCCCCCGCAGGTACATATGCGCGTTGTCGTCCGCGTCGGTGAATATGCCGAGGGCTACTCCCCAGTCATTGATGTCCAGAAGCGTGCCACGGTCGCCGGGGCCGGCGCCCGGCACCACGACATCCGTAAAACTGCCCTGATGATAAAGAAACCCGTGCGCACTTCCGTCCGGAGCGGCAAAGTTCCCCACAATCACGCCGGTGTTGTTGTTGCCGTAAGCGCTGGTGTAGCTGCCCATTTCGGCCGGGACATCGAATGGCAAAAGTTCGTAGGTCGTGGTAGTAGCAGCCGTGGCAGTAAATCTTAACCCAGGCACTGCGTTGTTAGATGGTAGTGGTGCGACCGGAGCGCGTTTGGTACTGCATCCAACTGCCACTAGAAAAGAGAAGAGAATTAATTTCCCTGCACTAAAACACCTGAACATGGAGCCTCCCTTGAGATTATGTTAATTCAAACTAACACCGTCAATTCCCCTCGGCTCGTTTGTTGCAGCAAACTTCAACCTGTCATAAAACCCTCCCTTTCCCCAGAGTCAAACTTCTTTTCCCGATGGTGATAGTATGATAAATGCCTAAAAATTGTCAAGCCAAGGCCTATGCGTCTTGAGATCTCGTCCCGCGGTTGCACCACGACAACCGCGGTTTGGCTCAGCGCTTGTCGTACTCGTCGCGGCGGCGCCACCAGGGGCCATCCGGTTCGTTGCGTCCCTTGGGGGCGCGGTCGAGCCACTGGTACATCCCCCAGAGGCCGTCCAATCCGCGCGCATAGGTGGAATAGGTGTGGTAAACGACGCCGTCTTCCAGAACGAACGAGCTCATGCCCGGCCGCTCGCGCGTGTACGTGGCCACGTCGGTTCCCGTCATCGCCGCGTGGGCGACGATCACCTCGTCGCCGGTCTGACGGACCATGCGCGAGACCACCGGTACGGCGGGCTCTCTCCGATAGTTGTAATCGATGCCTCCCTGGCGCTGCTGCTCTTCGGTGAATCCGACGCTGAAGTCGAAGTTGAAATCGCTGCCGAACGAGGACGCCCAGGGAAAGTTCCACCCCATCCGCCGTTTGTAGGCCTGCAGTTTGGCGAGCGGCGCCCGCGACACCCCCCAGAGCATCACGTCATGGTTGGCCAGATGAATGGTGAACCCGTTGAAGCCGTCCGCGATCATCGAGCAGGACGGGCAGCCCGCCGTGTAGTCAGGCCCGAACATAAAGTGATAGACGAGGAGTTGCGAGCGCCCCCGGAAAAGACCTGACAGTGAAGCGCTCCCCTCTTCGGTCTCGAATTTATACTCCTTATCGACGCGAACCCACGGCAGCTCCTGCCGCCGCCGTGCCAGTTCGTCGCTCTTCCGCGTGAGTTCCTTCTCAGCTTTGAGCAGTTCGAGCCGCGCGGCGAGCCATTCCTCACGTGTCCCGGTTTTATGCTTCGTCATTGCTCTAATCTCCTTCCGTTTTCGTTTCAAATTCAAACATCACGTTTTCGCGGCGGTCTTCACATCGGCCGGAATGCGTTTCTCATACTCCGCCTCCAACTTGGCGTGGTTGGACCAAAAAGGACGCGGCGGCACACCGTGCAGAATATCAGACAGGATGGCCAGGTGGATGTGCCAGCCGCCCGAAACCCCGACCATGTTCCCCCGGGTCGCCAGCCGACGGTGCGTCAAAACAAGCAGAACCTCCTTGCCGCGTGCGGAAAGCTCAAAGGTGACTTCCGACGGGGGCCCCTTTTCTTCATGCCAGAGAAAGGTCAAAACCCGCGGCGGCTCACAGCGCACAACCTCCCCCGTGCAGCTGTACCCTTCATACTTTTGGTACTTCTCCGGCACGGGCTCTTTGTGAGGCGACAGTTGGGAGTTGTACCAGACAAGCTCCATTTTTCCCCCGGGTTTCAGTTCCATCGGCCCGGCGGCGAACCATTGCCGCCGTTTTTCCGATTCGGTCAAGTAGGCCCAGACTCGTTCGATGGGCCCGGGCAAAACCCGCTCGATGCGAACCTCTCCGGGCCCGGTGACCGTGCCGTAGGCTTCCTGTTTGTCTTGCAGTTCCTTCGGTTTTGCATTCATTAGGATTTTCCTTTCCTTTTAAGGGTTTTTTTCGCGGCTTCCCCCCTCATGCGATCTTCAGCTTTAAGCAATTCCTCAAGGGCATCAAGCCGGGCACTCCAAAAGGCGTGCTGGGTTTCCAGCCATTTGATGGCCTCTTCCAGCGGTTTGAAGTTGAAGGCGAGAAAATGCTCCCTTCCTTCCACCCGCCGCCGTACGAGATTTGCCCGTTCCAGAATCCGGATATGCTTGGAGACGGCATTCAGGGAAATGTCGAACGGCTTTGCCAGCTCGGTCACCCGCGCCTCCCCCTTGGACAGCCGCCGGAGAATGCCTCGCCTCGTCGGGTCGGCCAAGGCCAGAAGGGTTTCATCGATTTTATTGGCCGCCATTGCCATTATTCAACCTCAAGGTTGAATATAATTCCAGCCCGGCTGGTTTGTCAAGGAAAATTTTATATTTTGATTAGGTGTTCGGTTACTGCTTGCCCGACAAAAACTTACTTGCCGCCAAGCTCAATTTTCTTCTTGACAGCTTAACTCTTTATCGTATATTGACGATTAACGATAATGAAAGAGCAAATGACGCAAAAAAAGGCAAACCCCATACACCCCAAACGCCAAAGCGGACGGGCGGTTCGGACCGAAAACGAAGAGTTGGCCCAATTGGCCAAAGCCCTCGGCCATCCGGCCCGGGCCGCCATTATGCGGCTTCTCTTGACCGGCGGGGAGTGCATCTGCGGCGGCATCGTCGACCGGCTGCCCTTGGCCCAGGCCACCGTATCGCAGCATCTGAAAGTGTTGAAGGAGGCGGGCTGGATTACCGGCGAGGTCGACGGCCCGCGCGTTTGCTACTGCGCCCGCCCCGGAACCCTCCAGCGTTTTCTGGCGCTGGTGCAGGCGCTCGAATTTGGAAGGGAAATGAAAGTCGAAAGGAGTAAATCATGAAAAAGGACATTCAGGACGCGGTGCGGGAGCATTACGGCCGCATTGCCCAAAGCCCGAAGGCGGAGGGTTGCTGCGGGGGTAACGGCTGCGGCTGTGCCACGACCGAGGCCGCGGAAAATCTTGGTTACACGGAGGTGCAACGCGCGGCCATCCCGGCAGGGGCCGATTTGGGCCTGGGCTGCGGCAATCCGCTCGCCCATGCGGCACTGAAGCTGGGCGAAACGGTGCTCGATCTCGGTTCGGGTGGAGGACTGGATGCCTTCCTCGCATCCAAGGAGGTGGGCCCCCCCGGACACGTTATTGGCGTTGATATGACCGCCGCAATGATTTCCCGCGCCCGCTCGATTGCCGCCGAGCACAACTGCGTCAATGTGGAGTTTCGACTCGGCGAAATCGAAAACCTGCCGGTGGCGGACGCTTCGGTGGATGCAGTTATCTCCAACTGCGTCATCAACCTTTCGTCCGATAAGCCGCGGGTGTTTCGGGAGGCGCTGCGCGTTCTCAAACCGGGCGGTCGAATGGTCGTGAGCGACCTGGTGCTTGTTGCCCCGCTGCCCGAGCAGGTGCGAAAATCGGTCGAGGCCTATGTCGGCTGTGTGGCCGGCGCCGCCATGAAGCAGGACTACTTGCAAATGATTGGAGAAGCCGGTTTTGAACGGGTGGAAGTCGTGGAGGAGCGAACCTACGGCGTGGGAACCGACCTCGAAACCGAGATTGAAAAACAAACCGCCAAGGCCGTCCGCTCCATCAAAGTTCGGGCCTTCAAACCGGAATCGTCCAAATAGGCCAGAACGACCGGAAGAATTTGCGGAACCGAATGGCGGCGATTATTCGCCGCCCAGTTTGGCCTTTGTCTTGGAAACCCAGTTCGGCGCGGAGTCTATTTTCTGCCGCAAAAGGAGATTCAACTGCGCGGCGTGGTGCTGCACGTGGCGCATATTGTACATCAATAACTCCGCCACGGTCATATCCCGGTAGGGTATGCCGGCAGACCGGTGCGCCTTATCCTCCGAAAAATCCACCATCAATTTCCCAAATTTTTGCCAGCAATGCGCAAGATAAGACAGGAGCTCCTCTTTCGTATAGACCCGATCCGGCAAAGCTCCTTCCGGATCGAACTCCGAGAGCGTAAAGGGAGCGGGAGGCGAAAACTCGTTTTCTGACGTGGGTGCGGGATAGGTCAAGTAGTAATCGAGAAAGAAAAGAGTGTGGTAAACCAAATACCAGAACCCGACGACGTCGCTTTTTTTCCACATCGGTTTTTCTGAGAAATTTCCCCATACATCATCGGGACAGGCATGGATGGCGTTTTCCATCATATCCATAGCCGCGCCAAATTGATTCCAGATGATGGCCTTCCAGGTTTTATCCATTTTATGATGCCTCCCGCAAACCCGTCCCTTCCCTCGCATACAGGTAGGCAGGCAACGCGCAGGAAAGGCCGATAAAGCAGTTCAAAAGGATAAAGAGGAGCGGATGCGGCCCCTTCCTTCGGCTCCGC of the Verrucomicrobiia bacterium genome contains:
- a CDS encoding DUF1697 domain-containing protein encodes the protein MPTYIAFLRAINVGGHTVKMEKLKKLFEALGFSSVETFIASGNVIFDSSSKNPVQLEKKIEAHLKKSLGYEVSTFIRSSSELAEIAGYRPFSESEVAKSHALYVGFLQAPVSAEAKKKFLAAESEIDRFDFHGRELYWLLSASSIKETKFSGPLLEKTLGQPTTLRNVTTVKKLAEKYGNREVKK
- a CDS encoding OsmC family protein, which translates into the protein MHKYEAKVTWSRNGAKFTGQQYSRGHEWSFDGGIKIPASASPQVVRAPLSVAEAIDPEEALVASASSCHMLTFLSLASKQGFVVDAYEDDAFGLMEKNEKGKYAITRITLRPKIRFSREKQPSASELSALHHAAHEECYIANSIKSEVTVEAQ
- a CDS encoding VOC family protein yields the protein MKPLHSLVPMAHVASVPRSIEFYKKLGFEVGNTFTPSDQKEPAWAWLRSGGSHLMVTRADEPVDARAQAVLFYIYCEDVAAFRGELQKKGVMAGEIEYPFYAPRGEFRVTDPDGYCLMITHAG
- a CDS encoding PQQ-dependent sugar dehydrogenase gives rise to the protein MKRLLPLAITFLWACSPSRDPSAQTQAPKSPTPPPIEVPVKVETFASGLERPWGLAFLPDGRALVTERPGRLRIVSQSGKLSPPLEGVPPVRARGQGGLLDVCLDPDFEKNRFVYLSFSEPGEDGTAGTSVARGKLSENRLDSVRIIYRQVPKVEEQIHFGSRLVFRRDGTLFVTQGDRYNRDRVQDLSNGFGKIVRINPDGTIPKDNPFVNRKGARPEIWSYGHRNVQCAALDPETGELWTVEHGARGGDELNQPEAGKNYGWPVITYGTDYDLTKIGEGTAKAGMEQPVYYWDPVIAPSGMCFYTGDAFPQWRGSVFIGSLTPGLLVRLELKDGKVTKEERYLGYLHERIRDVRQGPDGLLYLLTDNPEGRILRVSPEGKR
- a CDS encoding DUF899 domain-containing protein, which translates into the protein MTKHKTGTREEWLAARLELLKAEKELTRKSDELARRRQELPWVRVDKEYKFETEEGSASLSGLFRGRSQLLVYHFMFGPDYTAGCPSCSMIADGFNGFTIHLANHDVMLWGVSRAPLAKLQAYKRRMGWNFPWASSFGSDFNFDFSVGFTEEQQRQGGIDYNYRREPAVPVVSRMVRQTGDEVIVAHAAMTGTDVATYTRERPGMSSFVLEDGVVYHTYSTYARGLDGLWGMYQWLDRAPKGRNEPDGPWWRRRDEYDKR
- a CDS encoding SRPBCC family protein; this translates as MNAKPKELQDKQEAYGTVTGPGEVRIERVLPGPIERVWAYLTESEKRRQWFAAGPMELKPGGKMELVWYNSQLSPHKEPVPEKYQKYEGYSCTGEVVRCEPPRVLTFLWHEEKGPPSEVTFELSARGKEVLLVLTHRRLATRGNMVGVSGGWHIHLAILSDILHGVPPRPFWSNHAKLEAEYEKRIPADVKTAAKT
- a CDS encoding metalloregulator ArsR/SmtB family transcription factor; this translates as MAANKIDETLLALADPTRRGILRRLSKGEARVTELAKPFDISLNAVSKHIRILERANLVRRRVEGREHFLAFNFKPLEEAIKWLETQHAFWSARLDALEELLKAEDRMRGEAAKKTLKRKGKS
- a CDS encoding metalloregulator ArsR/SmtB family transcription factor → MTQKKANPIHPKRQSGRAVRTENEELAQLAKALGHPARAAIMRLLLTGGECICGGIVDRLPLAQATVSQHLKVLKEAGWITGEVDGPRVCYCARPGTLQRFLALVQALEFGREMKVERSKS
- the arsM gene encoding arsenite methyltransferase — its product is MKKDIQDAVREHYGRIAQSPKAEGCCGGNGCGCATTEAAENLGYTEVQRAAIPAGADLGLGCGNPLAHAALKLGETVLDLGSGGGLDAFLASKEVGPPGHVIGVDMTAAMISRARSIAAEHNCVNVEFRLGEIENLPVADASVDAVISNCVINLSSDKPRVFREALRVLKPGGRMVVSDLVLVAPLPEQVRKSVEAYVGCVAGAAMKQDYLQMIGEAGFERVEVVEERTYGVGTDLETEIEKQTAKAVRSIKVRAFKPESSK
- a CDS encoding DinB family protein, which produces MDKTWKAIIWNQFGAAMDMMENAIHACPDDVWGNFSEKPMWKKSDVVGFWYLVYHTLFFLDYYLTYPAPTSENEFSPPAPFTLSEFDPEGALPDRVYTKEELLSYLAHCWQKFGKLMVDFSEDKAHRSAGIPYRDMTVAELLMYNMRHVQHHAAQLNLLLRQKIDSAPNWVSKTKAKLGGE